From a single Sinomonas atrocyanea genomic region:
- a CDS encoding class I adenylate-forming enzyme family protein — MPFLDRLARWAAEKPHEPAVVCGRERLSWAQLHDAAAALAASGDPTGVLRAPNSVDFAVRWAAGVAGERECAVLDPAWPDELARDVEERLAARWGAPAGGRLEPAELADGSGASTFLVGLTSGTTSVPKGFSRSRASWARSFAASAAAFGLTPADRVLAPGPLSASLNLYTLSECLWAGAAFHTLPGFDVGDAHAEVTLRGITRLVLVPTMLRVLAERGLAGDVDASGVSAVVCSGQKLDRRTLEAVRRWAPRAVVWEYYGASELSFVASSRHDPGTAGTEVGTGVGRAFEGVELAILDDAGAPVPDGQTGNICVRSPLVSDGYVWGDDGKAFTRLGDWCTVRDQGFLADGELHVLGRTQDMVNTGGHNVYPHEVEAALAMIPGVAEVVVAGIPDDVRGQRIVAGIVPAHAGLCQLQLRAGLEGRLAPAKRPLEYVELDELPVTERGKLSRTEFQRWVLEGDPRARRLA; from the coding sequence ATGCCCTTTCTGGACCGGCTCGCGCGGTGGGCCGCCGAGAAGCCGCATGAGCCCGCGGTCGTCTGCGGGCGCGAACGGCTCTCGTGGGCGCAGCTGCACGACGCCGCCGCGGCGCTCGCCGCCTCGGGTGATCCCACCGGGGTGCTCCGGGCGCCCAACAGCGTGGACTTCGCCGTGCGCTGGGCGGCCGGGGTCGCCGGAGAGCGCGAGTGCGCCGTCCTCGACCCGGCCTGGCCCGACGAGCTGGCCCGGGACGTCGAGGAGCGCCTGGCCGCCCGCTGGGGTGCGCCCGCCGGGGGGCGCCTGGAGCCCGCCGAGCTCGCGGACGGCAGCGGCGCCTCGACCTTCCTCGTGGGCCTCACCTCGGGCACAACGAGCGTGCCGAAGGGCTTCAGCCGCTCCCGCGCCTCCTGGGCGCGCTCCTTCGCGGCGTCGGCCGCGGCGTTCGGACTCACTCCCGCCGATCGCGTCCTCGCCCCCGGCCCGCTCTCGGCGAGCCTGAACCTCTACACGCTCTCCGAATGCCTCTGGGCCGGAGCGGCGTTCCACACGCTGCCCGGGTTCGACGTGGGGGACGCGCACGCCGAGGTCACCCTGCGCGGCATCACGCGCCTGGTGCTCGTGCCGACCATGCTCCGCGTCCTCGCCGAACGCGGCCTGGCCGGGGACGTCGACGCGAGCGGGGTGAGCGCCGTGGTGTGCTCGGGCCAGAAGCTCGACCGCCGCACCCTCGAGGCGGTGCGGCGCTGGGCACCCCGGGCGGTCGTCTGGGAGTACTACGGCGCCTCCGAGCTCAGCTTCGTCGCCTCGAGCCGCCACGATCCGGGCACGGCCGGGACCGAGGTGGGGACCGGCGTCGGCCGCGCCTTCGAAGGCGTCGAGCTGGCCATCCTCGACGACGCGGGCGCGCCCGTCCCCGACGGGCAGACCGGCAACATCTGCGTGCGCAGCCCCCTCGTCTCCGACGGCTACGTGTGGGGCGACGACGGGAAGGCGTTCACCCGGCTCGGCGACTGGTGCACGGTGCGCGACCAGGGCTTCCTCGCCGACGGCGAGCTCCATGTCCTCGGCCGCACCCAGGACATGGTCAACACCGGCGGCCACAACGTGTACCCGCACGAGGTCGAGGCCGCTCTGGCCATGATCCCGGGCGTCGCGGAGGTCGTGGTCGCGGGGATCCCGGACGACGTGCGCGGCCAGCGCATCGTCGCGGGAATCGTGCCCGCCCACGCTGGCCTGTGCCAGCTCCAGCTCCGCGCAGGCCTCGAAGGACGGCTCGCGCCGGCGAAGCGGCCGCTCGAGTACGTCGAGCTCGACGAGCTGCCCGTCACCGAGCGCGGCAAGCTCTCCAGGACCGAGTTCCAGCGATGGGTGCTCGAGGGGGACCCGCGTGCCCGCCGCCTGGCCTAG
- the sufC gene encoding Fe-S cluster assembly ATPase SufC: protein MSTLEIKDLHVSIETEQGVKEILKGVTLTVKTGETHAIMGPNGSGKSTLASTIAGHPRYTVTSGSITLDGEDVLAMSVDERARAGLFLAMQYPVEIPGVTMTNFLRTAKTAIDGEAPAIRHWTKDVKAAMAQLRIDADFAQRNVNEGFSGGEKKRVEILQLELFKPKFAILDETDSGLDVDALKIVSEGVNRAHAEGNMGTLLITHYTRILRYIKPQFVHVFVDGRIAEQGGPELADRLEDEGYDRYLTGAGSATATA from the coding sequence ATGTCCACACTGGAGATCAAGGACCTGCACGTCTCGATCGAGACGGAGCAGGGCGTCAAGGAGATCCTCAAGGGTGTCACCCTCACCGTGAAGACGGGGGAGACCCACGCGATCATGGGCCCCAACGGCTCCGGCAAGTCCACCCTCGCCTCGACGATCGCGGGCCACCCGCGGTACACCGTCACCTCGGGCTCGATCACGCTCGACGGCGAGGACGTCCTCGCGATGAGCGTGGACGAGCGCGCCCGCGCGGGCCTGTTCCTCGCCATGCAGTACCCCGTGGAGATCCCGGGCGTCACCATGACGAACTTCCTGCGCACCGCGAAGACCGCGATCGACGGCGAGGCCCCCGCGATCCGCCACTGGACCAAGGACGTCAAGGCGGCCATGGCGCAGCTGCGCATCGACGCGGACTTCGCCCAGCGCAACGTCAACGAGGGCTTCTCCGGCGGCGAGAAGAAGCGCGTCGAGATCCTCCAGCTCGAGCTGTTCAAGCCGAAGTTCGCGATCCTCGACGAGACCGACTCCGGCCTCGACGTCGACGCCCTCAAGATCGTCTCGGAGGGCGTGAACCGCGCCCACGCCGAGGGCAACATGGGCACGCTGCTCATCACCCACTACACGCGGATCCTGCGCTACATCAAGCCGCAGTTCGTGCACGTGTTCGTGGACGGCCGCATCGCGGAGCAGGGCGGCCCGGAGCTCGCCGACCGCCTCGAGGACGAGGGCTACGACCGCTACCTCACCGGCGCGGGCTCCGCGACGGCCACGGCCTGA
- a CDS encoding metal-sulfur cluster assembly factor, producing the protein MTEIQPAPTSLEDVEERLKDVIDPELGVNVVDLGLVYGLEYGEDGALLISMTLTTAACPLTDILEEQVGNVLDGVVDEWRLNWVWMPPWGPERITEDGRDQMRALGFNI; encoded by the coding sequence ATGACAGAGATCCAGCCCGCACCGACATCGCTCGAGGACGTCGAGGAGCGTCTCAAGGACGTGATCGACCCCGAGCTCGGCGTCAACGTCGTGGACCTGGGGCTCGTCTATGGGCTCGAGTACGGCGAGGACGGGGCGCTGCTGATCAGCATGACGCTCACGACCGCCGCATGCCCGCTCACGGACATCCTCGAAGAACAGGTCGGCAACGTCCTCGACGGCGTTGTCGACGAATGGCGCCTCAACTGGGTGTGGATGCCGCCATGGGGTCCCGAGCGGATCACCGAGGACGGGCGCGACCAGATGCGCGCCCTCGGCTTCAACATCTAG
- the ypfJ gene encoding KPN_02809 family neutral zinc metallopeptidase, whose translation MSFNDGSQLDPSQVEDRRGGGGLGRGPLIGGGVGGALLVLALTLLGVNPGLLGDLTGGSGQPGTATGQASAGASQCRTGADAAQRLDCRIVGTVNSVNAFWAGYLPSQGVRYTRPKAVVFTGQTSTACGPATTAVGPFYCSGDVTAYFDPGFFDELVTRFGSSGGPLAQEYVVAHEFGHHVQDLVGTLGYAQRDPQGPESGSVRVELQADCLAGMWAHYASTTDDPATGKPYLQPITQKDVQDALSAAASVGDDRIQKSATGRVDPESYTHGTSQQRQTWFMRGFSGGDLKQCNTLAGRV comes from the coding sequence ATGAGCTTCAACGATGGCAGCCAGCTGGACCCGTCGCAGGTCGAGGACCGGCGCGGCGGCGGAGGGCTGGGCCGGGGGCCGCTGATCGGCGGCGGCGTGGGCGGGGCCCTCCTCGTGCTCGCGCTGACGCTCCTCGGGGTGAATCCTGGGCTCCTCGGCGACCTCACGGGCGGCTCCGGGCAGCCCGGGACCGCCACCGGCCAGGCCAGCGCCGGGGCGAGCCAGTGCCGCACCGGAGCCGACGCCGCGCAGCGGCTCGACTGCCGCATCGTCGGGACGGTCAACAGCGTCAACGCCTTCTGGGCGGGCTACCTGCCGTCGCAGGGCGTCCGCTACACCCGGCCCAAGGCGGTCGTGTTCACCGGGCAGACCTCGACCGCGTGCGGGCCCGCGACGACGGCCGTCGGCCCGTTCTACTGCTCCGGGGACGTCACCGCGTACTTCGACCCGGGCTTCTTCGACGAGCTCGTGACCCGGTTCGGATCCTCGGGAGGGCCGCTGGCCCAGGAGTACGTGGTGGCCCACGAGTTCGGCCACCACGTCCAGGACCTCGTCGGCACCCTCGGCTACGCCCAGAGGGACCCGCAGGGCCCGGAGTCCGGGAGCGTGCGCGTGGAGCTCCAGGCGGACTGCCTCGCCGGCATGTGGGCGCACTATGCGAGCACCACCGACGACCCGGCCACGGGGAAGCCGTACCTGCAGCCGATCACCCAGAAGGACGTCCAGGACGCGCTCTCTGCCGCGGCCTCCGTGGGCGACGACCGGATCCAGAAGTCCGCGACCGGGCGCGTGGATCCCGAGAGCTACACGCACGGCACGAGCCAGCAGCGCCAGACGTGGTTCATGCGCGGCTTCAGCGGCGGGGACCTCAAGCAGTGCAACACCCTCGCCGGCCGCGTCTAG